A genomic window from Microvirga sp. TS319 includes:
- a CDS encoding DUF4142 domain-containing protein — protein sequence MKKHVALAALLASISAPAFAQTMMDSQTYRTMAAQSDAFEIASSRLALQRSRNPNVRSFAQEMIRDHGLTSQALNGGRPVYTASGDFIPGSLGGTLAGAGVGALVAGPIGAAVGAGVGAATGAVAGAGADVEATGSIAPIRLGVPLSPDKAAMLDRLAATSGPEFDRLYGQDQRMAHQEALNLHASYAQAGGDPSLRQFAASVVPHIEHHLAQADRLPGGQAPRRR from the coding sequence ATGAAGAAACATGTTGCTCTTGCGGCCTTGCTTGCATCGATCTCCGCCCCGGCTTTCGCGCAGACGATGATGGACAGCCAGACCTACCGGACGATGGCGGCCCAGTCCGATGCCTTCGAGATTGCGTCGAGCCGGCTCGCCCTGCAGCGCTCCCGCAATCCCAACGTGCGCAGCTTCGCTCAGGAAATGATCCGCGATCACGGCCTGACCAGTCAGGCCCTGAATGGCGGCCGCCCGGTCTACACGGCCTCCGGTGATTTCATTCCGGGCTCCCTCGGCGGCACGCTGGCCGGCGCGGGCGTCGGCGCTCTGGTGGCCGGGCCCATCGGCGCCGCAGTCGGCGCGGGCGTCGGCGCTGCGACGGGTGCTGTGGCCGGCGCTGGCGCCGACGTCGAGGCGACCGGCTCGATCGCCCCGATCCGTCTCGGCGTCCCTCTCAGCCCCGACAAGGCGGCCATGCTGGATCGGCTCGCCGCGACGTCCGGCCCGGAATTCGACCGCCTCTACGGCCAGGATCAACGGATGGCCCATCAAGAAGCGTTGAACCTGCACGCGAGCTATGCCCAGGCCGGCGGCGATCCCTCCCTGCGCCAGTTCGCGGCCTCCGTGGTGCCGCATATCGAGCATCACCTTGCGCAGGCTGACCGCCTCCCCGGCGGCCAGGCGCCCCGTCGCCGCTAA
- a CDS encoding DUF58 domain-containing protein has protein sequence MARVRVLPESARSPGRQETESALSLAHRMPRLVLEARRVAANLAHGIHGRRRSGVGESFWQFRPFVTGEAAQRIDWRRSGRDDRLYVREREWETAQTLWVWIDRSASMAYASELAQAPKIERAVVLGLALADCFVESGERVGMLGLMAPRATRRIAETMAQTLVTDRSSLEDDLPPGAPIAPQHEAILISDFLSPVRDIGAAVEGISARGSRGHLVMIVDPVEETFPFQGQAVLHDLEDGLSLRIGDAQAWGRAYRERIAQHRAELQEITRRRGWTFTVHRTDRPASEAALRLLTLVSAARGVTWGGL, from the coding sequence ATGGCCCGTGTCCGGGTCCTTCCCGAGAGCGCCCGCTCACCAGGGCGCCAGGAAACCGAGAGCGCCCTCTCGCTCGCCCATCGCATGCCGCGCCTCGTGCTCGAGGCACGACGCGTGGCGGCGAACCTCGCGCATGGAATCCATGGCCGCAGACGTTCCGGCGTCGGCGAGAGCTTCTGGCAATTCCGTCCCTTCGTGACCGGCGAGGCCGCCCAGCGCATCGACTGGCGCCGCTCCGGCCGCGACGACCGGCTCTACGTGCGCGAGCGTGAATGGGAAACGGCCCAGACTCTGTGGGTCTGGATCGACCGCTCCGCCTCGATGGCCTATGCCTCGGAACTTGCCCAGGCTCCCAAGATCGAGCGCGCCGTGGTGCTGGGCCTGGCTCTCGCCGATTGCTTCGTGGAATCGGGCGAGCGGGTCGGCATGCTCGGCCTGATGGCGCCGCGCGCCACGCGGCGTATCGCCGAGACCATGGCCCAGACCCTGGTGACGGACCGTTCATCCCTGGAGGACGATCTTCCGCCGGGCGCTCCCATCGCGCCTCAGCACGAAGCCATTCTCATCAGCGACTTTCTCTCTCCCGTGCGCGACATCGGTGCCGCCGTCGAGGGTATCTCCGCCCGCGGCTCGCGCGGCCATCTGGTCATGATCGTCGATCCCGTCGAGGAGACCTTCCCGTTCCAGGGCCAAGCCGTCCTGCACGACCTCGAGGACGGCCTCTCGCTTCGCATCGGCGATGCCCAGGCCTGGGGCCGCGCCTATCGGGAGCGGATCGCGCAGCATCGCGCCGAGTTGCAGGAGATCACCCGCCGCCGAGGCTGGACCTTCACGGTCCATCGCACCGATCGGCCGGCCAGCGAGGCGGCGCTGCGCCTGCTGACGCTGGTCTCGGCCGCTCGCGGCGTGACATGGGGAGGACTCTAG
- a CDS encoding metallophosphoesterase, which translates to MFRIAHLTDPHVGPLPRPRLKQLLSKRLTGWYNWHRSRQDLHDMALLAELVADIHAQNPDHIACTGDTCNIGLPDEWETSRVFLESLGDPARVTFVPGNHDAYVRGSLEGLLRKVAPWTRGDDGREGVFPYLRRYGPVAIIGLSSAIPTLPFVASGRVGSQQTKDAEKILGDLGRDPFCFRIVLIHHPPHIGGAEPGRNLTDAKRFEAMIGRVGAELILHGHNHVGSLAHIRGPRGPVPVIGAPSASARDGTLTHKAGYHVFTIGQDDTGFLLQAELRGLKPDGTVGGMGMLSLGRIRESQEQP; encoded by the coding sequence ATGTTTCGCATTGCCCATCTCACGGACCCGCATGTGGGGCCCCTGCCCCGGCCGCGCCTGAAGCAATTGCTGAGCAAGCGCCTGACTGGCTGGTACAACTGGCATCGAAGCCGGCAGGACCTGCACGACATGGCGCTCCTGGCGGAACTCGTCGCCGACATCCACGCCCAGAATCCGGATCACATCGCCTGCACCGGGGACACGTGCAATATCGGCCTGCCCGACGAATGGGAGACCTCGCGGGTCTTTCTCGAGAGCCTGGGTGATCCGGCCCGCGTCACCTTCGTGCCGGGCAATCACGACGCCTATGTCCGCGGATCGCTGGAAGGGCTGCTCAGGAAGGTGGCGCCCTGGACGCGCGGCGATGACGGGCGCGAGGGCGTGTTTCCCTATCTCCGTCGTTACGGGCCGGTTGCCATCATCGGCCTGTCCTCCGCGATCCCCACGCTTCCCTTCGTGGCCAGCGGGCGGGTGGGCTCGCAGCAGACGAAGGATGCCGAGAAGATTCTGGGCGACCTGGGGCGCGATCCATTCTGCTTCCGCATCGTCCTGATCCATCACCCGCCGCATATCGGCGGAGCGGAGCCCGGGCGCAACCTCACGGACGCCAAGCGCTTCGAGGCCATGATCGGCCGCGTGGGCGCCGAGCTCATCCTTCACGGTCACAACCACGTAGGATCGCTGGCGCATATCCGCGGGCCGCGTGGTCCGGTCCCCGTCATCGGCGCTCCTTCGGCCTCGGCCCGCGACGGAACCCTCACGCACAAGGCGGGCTATCACGTCTTCACGATCGGCCAGGACGACACGGGCTTCCTGCTCCAGGCGGAACTGCGCGGCCTGAAGCCCGACGGCACGGTCGGCGGCATGGGAATGCTGTCGCTCGGCCGGATCCGCGAGTCCCAAGAGCAGCCGTAA
- a CDS encoding DUF1285 domain-containing protein, with protein sequence MTHSDIPATGSALARLTQALGPDVWQKGLPPVERWNPPYCGEIDMRIAADGSWHYMGSPINRPALVRLFSTVLRKDPERYVLVTPVERVGIVVEDAPFLAVEMALEGEGEDRQIAFRTNVDDLVPVGPDNPLRFEEGEHGGVKPYVKVRGDLWALVTRSLAMDLIALAEERDVEGQKLFGVAVKEGFYPIAAFVDPGELS encoded by the coding sequence ATGACCCATTCCGACATACCCGCAACCGGCAGCGCCCTGGCCCGGCTCACCCAGGCGCTGGGCCCGGACGTCTGGCAGAAGGGCCTCCCTCCGGTGGAGCGCTGGAACCCGCCCTATTGCGGCGAGATCGACATGCGCATCGCCGCCGATGGCTCATGGCACTACATGGGCTCGCCGATCAACCGGCCGGCCCTCGTCAGGCTCTTCTCCACGGTTCTGCGGAAGGACCCGGAGCGCTATGTGCTCGTCACGCCCGTCGAGCGGGTGGGAATCGTCGTCGAGGATGCGCCCTTCCTGGCGGTCGAGATGGCGCTCGAGGGCGAGGGGGAAGACCGCCAGATCGCCTTCCGCACCAATGTGGATGATCTCGTGCCGGTGGGGCCGGACAATCCCCTGCGCTTCGAAGAGGGCGAGCATGGGGGCGTCAAGCCTTACGTGAAGGTTCGTGGCGACCTGTGGGCGCTCGTCACCCGCTCCCTGGCCATGGACCTGATCGCGCTCGCCGAGGAGCGGGATGTCGAGGGACAAAAACTCTTCGGGGTCGCGGTGAAGGAGGGCTTTTATCCCATCGCCGCTTTCGTCGACCCCGGAGAGCTGTCATGA
- a CDS encoding DUF6111 family protein, giving the protein MTRAFLQGLVLFLLPFVLFAAYLVIRRRNALVWSSWSDQSLWLAMAGLVMVIASLVFTGLTTERHTGAFVPTHMENGRVVPGQFQ; this is encoded by the coding sequence GTGACGCGCGCGTTCCTGCAGGGATTGGTGCTGTTCCTCCTGCCCTTCGTTCTCTTCGCCGCCTATCTCGTGATTCGTCGCCGGAATGCTCTCGTCTGGTCCTCGTGGAGCGATCAATCCCTCTGGCTCGCCATGGCGGGCCTGGTCATGGTCATCGCATCCCTCGTCTTCACGGGCCTGACGACGGAGCGGCATACCGGCGCCTTCGTGCCGACGCATATGGAGAATGGACGAGTCGTCCCGGGACAGTTCCAGTGA
- a CDS encoding sugar kinase, giving the protein MKSIDLLTFGEPLMEFAEVRRDGERLYLPGYGGDVSNTAVAAARQGAKAAIFTALGDDVFGQDFLDLWRREGIDCSSVVLRREGRTGAYFISYGEEGHVFSYARAGSAASLITAEELPLAQIASSRILHASGISQAISEDCADAVFAAIRHAKANGTVVSYDTNLRLRLWPLERARAIIHGASALSDILLPGLDDARQLTGLERPEEICAFYLALGCGVVALTMGRNGTMVATEERTEVIAAKPVEAVDATGAGDTFDGAFLAEWLVHRDPFRAAAYANAAAALSTLGHGAVAPIPQRSKVEEFLRGA; this is encoded by the coding sequence ATGAAGAGCATCGATCTTCTCACCTTCGGCGAACCCCTGATGGAGTTTGCCGAGGTGCGGCGCGACGGCGAGCGTCTCTACCTGCCGGGTTACGGCGGGGACGTCTCCAACACGGCCGTCGCGGCCGCCCGCCAGGGGGCGAAGGCCGCGATCTTCACGGCCCTCGGAGACGACGTCTTCGGGCAGGATTTTCTCGATCTGTGGCGCCGGGAGGGAATAGACTGCTCCTCCGTGGTCCTGCGCAGGGAAGGCAGGACGGGAGCCTATTTCATCAGCTATGGCGAGGAGGGGCACGTGTTCTCCTACGCGCGCGCCGGATCGGCCGCGAGCCTGATCACCGCCGAGGAGCTTCCGCTGGCTCAGATCGCCTCCTCGCGGATCCTGCATGCCTCGGGCATTTCGCAGGCGATCTCGGAAGATTGCGCCGACGCCGTGTTCGCGGCGATCCGTCACGCGAAGGCCAATGGTACCGTCGTCAGCTACGACACCAACCTGCGCCTGAGGCTCTGGCCGCTGGAGCGCGCCCGCGCGATCATCCACGGTGCATCCGCTCTGTCGGACATTCTTCTTCCGGGTCTCGACGATGCGCGCCAGCTCACTGGCCTGGAGCGGCCGGAGGAGATCTGCGCCTTCTATCTCGCTCTCGGTTGCGGCGTGGTCGCGCTCACCATGGGCAGGAACGGCACCATGGTCGCGACGGAAGAGCGGACGGAGGTCATCGCGGCAAAGCCCGTGGAGGCCGTCGATGCCACGGGGGCGGGGGATACGTTCGACGGCGCGTTCCTGGCCGAATGGCTCGTGCATCGCGACCCGTTCCGCGCCGCCGCCTATGCCAATGCCGCCGCGGCCCTGTCGACCCTGGGCCACGGCGCGGTCGCGCCAATCCCGCAGCGGTCGAAGGTTGAGGAGTTTCTCCGGGGCGCATGA
- a CDS encoding DUF4159 domain-containing protein codes for MLGLPLTFAVPLVLTALAALPAIWLLLRITPPQPRRVDFPPLRILADLRPEQETPARTPWWLLLMRLALAAFLILAAAGPIWNPLAGDNSRAPLLLIVDNGLAAAHDWRDRTSLAAERIEAAGRDGRTVALVATAEQPAAFELSDPATALERLRSLKPQPHLQDRAAHLDSIRRFLESTPDANIVWISDGVAGVDGQGFIDGLAQMADDRRITVLKSERASTLALAGVENAGGRLNARIVRAEPNGRDSGILRAVDLKNLPLADMHFSFDPSATETTVAFDLPTEIRNAIARIEILGEGSAGAVNLIDERSKRRRVGLVFGGTADQTQPLLSPLFYIERALSPYSEIRTGHGGVADAVNQLIGEQVSVLVLADVGGLDRETLGRVTEFVEKGGLLLRFAGSRLAAGNDELVPVRLRRGGRSLGGSLSWDTPKTFAPFTRESPFFGLKIPDEIGIRRQILAEPDGDLASRTWASLADGTPIVTADKRGDGLLVLFHVTADTTWSNLPLSGLFVDMLRRITALSGAPHDVNAEARNAENETVAPRLTLDGYGMFTSPPPNARAVPRSYGDRATGEHPPGFYGPVDSSLAVNALLPADKLAPLDIAPLKARIAPLAGAQTVDLRMPLFMLALILLLADTLASLWLGGHLANLSGRLRKTGAAASILLASMLLLSSAFDARAQDLGSRRVDENASPALVTRLAYVITGDTAVDDTSRAGLTGLTQILSQRTALSPGDPIGIDLSRDEVAFYPLIYWPIVATRPMPSEAAIRRLDAFMKGGGTVIFDTRDAFNNRPDGAVSAEGQYLRRMLATLDIPELEPVPGDHVLTKTFYILDAFPGRYATGQTWVEALPPQAEGEQNRPARSGDSVSPIIITSNDLAAAWAVGNRGEYLFPVVGSDPRQREMAYRSGINIVMYTLTGNYKADQVHVPALLERLGQ; via the coding sequence ATGCTCGGCCTTCCCCTCACCTTCGCCGTTCCGCTCGTCCTGACGGCGCTCGCGGCGCTTCCCGCCATCTGGCTGCTGCTGCGCATCACGCCGCCGCAGCCACGACGGGTGGATTTTCCGCCGCTCAGGATTCTTGCCGACCTGCGGCCCGAACAGGAGACGCCCGCACGCACGCCCTGGTGGCTGCTGCTCATGCGCCTGGCTCTCGCGGCCTTTCTCATCCTGGCGGCCGCCGGGCCGATCTGGAACCCTCTCGCCGGCGACAACAGCCGCGCGCCGCTCCTCCTGATCGTGGACAACGGCCTTGCCGCCGCCCATGACTGGCGGGACCGCACGAGCCTCGCCGCCGAACGCATCGAAGCGGCAGGCCGCGACGGCCGCACCGTCGCCCTCGTGGCGACGGCCGAGCAGCCGGCCGCCTTCGAATTGTCCGATCCCGCGACGGCCCTGGAGCGCCTGCGGTCCCTGAAGCCGCAGCCGCACCTGCAGGACCGCGCGGCCCATCTCGACTCGATCAGGCGCTTTCTGGAAAGCACGCCCGACGCGAACATCGTCTGGATCAGTGACGGGGTGGCCGGCGTTGACGGGCAAGGCTTCATCGACGGTTTGGCCCAGATGGCGGATGACCGGCGGATCACGGTGCTCAAATCCGAACGTGCCTCCACGCTTGCCCTGGCCGGCGTCGAGAATGCCGGCGGCCGCCTGAACGCACGGATCGTGCGGGCGGAGCCGAACGGTCGCGACTCGGGGATCCTGCGCGCGGTGGACCTCAAGAACCTGCCGCTCGCCGACATGCATTTCAGCTTCGATCCGAGCGCGACCGAGACGACGGTGGCCTTCGACCTCCCCACCGAGATCCGGAATGCCATCGCGCGCATCGAGATTCTGGGCGAGGGTTCCGCCGGTGCCGTGAACCTGATCGACGAGCGCAGCAAGCGCCGGCGCGTCGGGCTTGTTTTCGGCGGCACCGCCGATCAGACCCAGCCCCTGCTCTCGCCGCTCTTTTACATCGAGCGGGCCCTCTCGCCCTATTCGGAAATCCGGACGGGGCACGGGGGCGTCGCCGATGCGGTCAACCAGCTGATCGGGGAGCAGGTCTCGGTGCTCGTCCTCGCCGACGTGGGCGGCCTCGACCGCGAGACCCTGGGCAGGGTTACGGAATTCGTCGAGAAAGGCGGATTGCTCCTGCGCTTCGCCGGGTCGCGCCTGGCGGCCGGGAACGACGAACTCGTGCCGGTGCGGCTGCGCCGCGGCGGGCGCAGTCTCGGCGGCTCGCTCTCCTGGGATACCCCGAAGACGTTTGCGCCTTTCACGCGCGAAAGTCCCTTCTTCGGGCTCAAGATTCCGGACGAGATCGGCATCCGCCGCCAGATCCTCGCGGAGCCCGACGGGGATCTGGCCTCGCGCACCTGGGCGTCGCTGGCGGACGGAACGCCCATCGTCACGGCGGACAAGCGCGGCGACGGCCTCCTCGTCCTCTTTCACGTGACGGCGGACACCACCTGGTCGAACCTGCCGCTGTCCGGGCTCTTCGTCGACATGCTTCGCCGGATCACGGCACTTTCAGGCGCTCCGCACGACGTGAACGCCGAGGCGCGCAACGCGGAGAACGAGACCGTCGCCCCGCGCCTCACCCTCGACGGCTACGGGATGTTCACGTCGCCTCCCCCCAATGCCCGCGCGGTCCCGCGCAGTTATGGCGATCGCGCGACGGGCGAGCACCCGCCAGGCTTCTATGGCCCAGTCGATTCGAGCCTTGCCGTGAATGCCCTTCTGCCCGCGGACAAGCTCGCGCCGCTCGACATTGCTCCTCTCAAAGCGCGGATTGCCCCGCTGGCGGGTGCCCAGACCGTCGACCTGCGCATGCCTCTCTTCATGCTCGCCCTCATCCTGCTCCTGGCCGACACGCTGGCCTCGCTCTGGCTCGGCGGCCATCTCGCGAACCTGTCGGGGCGCCTGCGCAAAACCGGGGCCGCGGCCTCCATCCTGCTCGCATCGATGCTGCTCCTTTCCTCCGCCTTCGATGCGCGGGCGCAGGATCTCGGATCGCGCCGCGTCGACGAGAACGCGAGTCCCGCCCTGGTCACGCGCCTGGCCTATGTGATCACGGGCGATACGGCCGTCGACGATACGAGCCGAGCCGGGCTCACGGGGCTGACGCAGATTCTGTCGCAGCGCACCGCTCTTTCCCCGGGCGATCCGATCGGCATCGACCTCTCGCGAGACGAAGTCGCGTTCTATCCACTGATCTACTGGCCCATCGTGGCCACGCGGCCGATGCCGTCGGAAGCCGCGATCCGGCGGCTCGACGCCTTCATGAAGGGCGGCGGCACCGTCATCTTCGATACGCGCGACGCCTTCAACAACCGCCCCGACGGCGCCGTCAGCGCCGAGGGCCAGTATTTGCGCCGCATGCTCGCCACCCTGGACATTCCCGAGCTGGAGCCGGTGCCGGGCGACCACGTGCTGACGAAGACCTTCTATATCCTGGACGCCTTCCCGGGCCGCTACGCCACGGGGCAGACCTGGGTCGAGGCCCTGCCTCCGCAGGCGGAAGGTGAGCAGAACCGGCCGGCCCGTTCCGGAGACAGCGTGTCGCCGATCATCATCACCTCCAACGACCTTGCCGCCGCCTGGGCCGTCGGCAATCGTGGGGAATATCTCTTCCCCGTCGTCGGAAGCGATCCGCGCCAGCGTGAAATGGCCTACCGGAGCGGCATCAACATCGTGATGTATACGCTCACCGGGAACTACAAGGCGGATCAGGTGCATGTGCCCGCGCTGCTCGAGCGGCTAGGGCAATAA
- a CDS encoding AAA family ATPase, with protein sequence MTASISQAPTALDDAIIRNAEATLETVGRAREAIHTVIFGQEDVVDQTLITLLAGGHGLLVGVPGLAKTKLVETLGTVLGLDARRIQFTPDLMPSDILGSEILDEGADRRRSFRFVRGPVFTQLLMADEINRASPRTQSALLQAMQEHHVSVGGERHDLPQPFHVLATQNPIEQEGTYPLPEAQLDRFLLQIDVSYPTREAERRILIETTGAEDHKPVAVMDADALMNAQRLVRRLPVGESVVEAILDLVRSARPESESGDGLTDKILWGPGPRASQALMLAVRARALIEGRVAPSIADVVALAEPVLKHRMALTFSARADGETLSSVIGRLTARLAG encoded by the coding sequence ATGACGGCCAGCATTTCTCAAGCGCCCACCGCCCTGGACGATGCGATCATCCGCAATGCGGAGGCGACGCTTGAGACTGTCGGGCGCGCCCGGGAGGCCATTCACACGGTCATTTTCGGCCAGGAAGACGTCGTCGATCAGACCCTGATCACTCTGCTCGCGGGCGGCCACGGCCTGCTCGTCGGCGTCCCTGGCCTCGCCAAGACCAAGCTCGTCGAGACGCTCGGCACCGTTCTAGGCCTGGACGCCCGCCGCATCCAGTTCACGCCGGACCTGATGCCCTCGGACATCCTGGGTTCGGAAATTCTGGACGAGGGAGCCGACCGCCGCCGCTCCTTCCGCTTCGTCAGGGGCCCGGTTTTCACCCAGCTTCTCATGGCGGACGAGATCAACCGCGCGAGCCCCCGCACCCAATCCGCCCTGCTTCAGGCCATGCAGGAGCATCACGTGTCCGTGGGCGGCGAGCGCCACGACCTGCCCCAGCCCTTCCATGTGCTGGCCACCCAGAATCCCATCGAGCAGGAGGGCACCTATCCCCTCCCCGAGGCCCAGCTCGACCGCTTCCTTCTGCAGATCGACGTGAGCTACCCGACCCGCGAGGCCGAGCGGCGCATCCTCATCGAGACGACCGGCGCGGAGGACCACAAGCCCGTCGCCGTCATGGACGCCGACGCCCTCATGAACGCGCAGCGCCTCGTCCGGCGCCTGCCGGTCGGCGAGAGCGTGGTCGAGGCGATCCTCGATCTCGTCCGCTCCGCCCGTCCCGAGAGCGAAAGCGGCGACGGCCTGACCGACAAGATCCTCTGGGGCCCCGGCCCTCGCGCGAGCCAGGCGCTGATGCTGGCGGTTCGGGCGCGAGCCCTCATCGAAGGCCGCGTCGCCCCCTCCATCGCCGACGTGGTGGCGCTCGCCGAGCCCGTCCTCAAGCACCGGATGGCGCTCACCTTCTCGGCCCGCGCCGACGGCGAAACGCTGTCGAGCGTCATCGGCCGCCTCACCGCCCGGCTGGCGGGTTAG
- a CDS encoding NUDIX domain-containing protein, producing MSDSMPSRKASRFVSWGLHTYWRFSRGMTLGVRGMVLDGENRVFLIRHTYVPGWHLPGGGVETGETALDALARELREEACIAIDAPPILAGVFFNRRVSRRDHVLVYLIRHFTVVEEKQPDREIAEAGFFPLDRLPEGTTEATRRRLAEIVEGRPLSPVW from the coding sequence ATGTCCGACTCCATGCCCTCGCGTAAAGCCTCCCGTTTCGTGTCCTGGGGGCTTCACACCTATTGGCGGTTTTCCCGGGGCATGACCCTAGGGGTGCGGGGCATGGTCCTCGACGGGGAGAACCGGGTCTTCCTCATCCGGCATACCTACGTGCCCGGCTGGCATCTGCCCGGGGGCGGCGTGGAGACCGGAGAGACGGCGCTCGATGCGCTGGCCCGCGAGCTGCGCGAGGAGGCCTGCATCGCCATCGACGCGCCGCCGATCCTTGCAGGCGTGTTCTTCAACCGGCGGGTCTCGCGGCGCGATCACGTGCTCGTCTATCTGATCCGACATTTCACCGTCGTCGAGGAGAAGCAGCCCGATCGCGAGATCGCGGAGGCCGGCTTCTTCCCCCTCGACCGATTGCCTGAAGGCACGACGGAGGCGACGCGCCGTCGTCTGGCGGAAATCGTCGAAGGCCGTCCCCTGTCGCCGGTCTGGTGA
- a CDS encoding GNAT family N-acetyltransferase — MTELSLLIRSEQPIDDEAIERLHERAFGPGRYARTASRLREGAGHLPELSFTAMVGTLLVGSVRLTPVMAGREPALMLGPLAVEPAFESRGIGAALMRRSLDAARTRGHTLVLLVGDEPYYRRFGFKLIPQGLQLPGPVNPSRFLALELEEGSLARARGIVTPLPKEA, encoded by the coding sequence ATGACCGAGCTTTCCCTTCTCATTCGCTCCGAGCAGCCCATCGACGACGAGGCGATCGAGCGCCTTCACGAGCGTGCCTTCGGTCCGGGGCGCTATGCCCGCACGGCTTCCCGCCTGAGGGAGGGCGCGGGCCATCTGCCGGAACTCTCCTTCACGGCCATGGTGGGCACCCTGTTGGTAGGCTCCGTGCGCCTGACTCCCGTCATGGCGGGCCGGGAGCCGGCCCTGATGCTCGGGCCCTTGGCCGTCGAACCCGCCTTCGAGAGCCGGGGCATCGGCGCCGCGCTCATGCGCCGCTCGCTGGATGCGGCACGGACGAGGGGGCACACGCTCGTGCTGCTCGTGGGAGACGAGCCCTATTACCGCCGTTTCGGATTCAAGCTCATTCCGCAGGGTCTGCAGCTGCCCGGTCCCGTCAATCCCTCGCGGTTCCTGGCCCTCGAGCTGGAGGAGGGGAGCCTGGCTCGCGCCAGGGGCATCGTCACGCCGCTTCCGAAAGAGGCGTGA
- a CDS encoding CoA pyrophosphatase has protein sequence MRTAPLDRPDFLTLAAERLRPEPPNPEDALANPRGDHSLDDVPLVHPLNPKPAAVLVPVVMREEPTLLLTERSAQLRQHSGQIAFPGGRVDPTDESILAAACREADEEIGLDSRFIGLLGYLDPYLSTTNYLVIPVVARVSPSYTLHLNPHEVADAFEVPLSFLMDPARHELHSREWKGRLRRYYAMPFEDRYIWGVTAGIIRNLYERLYIS, from the coding sequence ATGAGGACCGCCCCCCTGGACCGGCCGGATTTCCTCACCCTTGCGGCCGAGCGCCTGCGGCCGGAGCCGCCGAACCCGGAGGATGCCCTGGCCAATCCGCGCGGGGATCACAGCCTCGACGACGTGCCCCTCGTCCACCCCTTGAACCCGAAACCCGCGGCCGTGCTGGTGCCCGTCGTGATGCGAGAGGAGCCGACGCTCCTGCTCACGGAGCGGTCCGCACAGCTGCGCCAGCATTCGGGACAGATCGCCTTTCCCGGAGGCCGGGTCGATCCGACCGATGAATCGATCCTGGCGGCAGCCTGCCGCGAAGCGGACGAAGAAATCGGGCTCGACAGCAGGTTCATCGGCCTGCTCGGCTATCTCGATCCTTATCTCTCTACCACCAATTACCTGGTCATTCCCGTCGTGGCGCGGGTCTCGCCGTCCTACACGCTCCATCTCAATCCGCATGAAGTGGCCGACGCCTTCGAGGTGCCGCTGAGCTTCCTCATGGATCCGGCGCGGCACGAGCTTCATTCCCGCGAATGGAAGGGCCGGCTTCGCCGTTATTATGCAATGCCCTTCGAGGACCGCTATATCTGGGGCGTGACGGCGGGAATCATCCGCAACCTCTACGAAAGGCTCTACATATCGTGA